One region of Triticum aestivum cultivar Chinese Spring chromosome 6B, IWGSC CS RefSeq v2.1, whole genome shotgun sequence genomic DNA includes:
- the LOC123137316 gene encoding uncharacterized protein — MAPVIDKRAELDTAVAGFSASLAQVVSITPSGTPGAPEYRYRVGFVVFAPAGRGEVFVCVSKKLLVSTKLKKKASFGVRFYNHGHKGPATFHSNHLDYLILKVSVQEHVPAVAFGDVVRSSELILICKDKADEWNTYSTTVIIPQNDACAFDGGRPPSVALSEDFFTMGFPVLPALGFDKIDGAPVFDMHGLFVGLVHSFATVSRDNTLNDVVFVRRAVRFGVPECMRV, encoded by the exons ATGGCTCCG GTTATTGATAAAAGGGCGGAGTTAGACACTGCTGTTGCTGGTTTCAGTGCTTCTCTCGCTCAAGTTGTGTCCATCACACCTAGCGGGACACCTGGAGCACCAGAATACAGATACAGGGTGGGCTTTGTTGTCTTTGCACCAGCAGGGAGAGGGGAGGTTTTTGTCTGTGTCTCGAAAAAATTGCTCGTTTCTACAAAACTTAAAAAGAAGGCTTCTTTTGGTGTACGATTCTATAATCATGGACACAAGGGTCCTGCTACTTTCCATTCAAACCATTTGGATTACCTTATTTTAAAGGTATCAGTCCAAGAGCACGTTCCTGCGGTTGCATTTGGTGATGTTGTTAGAAGCTCTGAGCTTATCCTAATATGCAAAGACAAAGCCGACGAGTGGAATACTTACAGTACAACAGTAAT TATCCCACAGAATGATGCTTGTGCATTCGACGGGGGTAGGCCACCTTCTGTTGCTCTTAGTGAAGACTTTTTCACCATGGGCTTCCCTGTTCTCCCTGCCCTTGGTTTCGACAAAATCGATGGTGCTCCAGTATTTGATATGCATGGACTTTTTGTGGGATTAGTACACTCCTTTGCCACAGTGAGTAGGGACAACACACTAAACGATGTGGTGTTTGTACGCCGTGCCGTAAGATTTGGTGTGCCGGAATGTATGAG GGTATGA